A genomic window from Haladaptatus caseinilyticus includes:
- a CDS encoding CAP domain-containing protein produces the protein MRSLVPPILVLAAMLFIGAYVVGYPVPGAETLDSLQGAEVIEVPDDRPEQITDPSNPQFRRWVEFYIHIYVNEERTDHGLQPIEFDAALRDIGRNHSAEMGRKQYFQHVSPSGETPGDRYQAADYYCLRGAGENIAYTYFDQQVRTESGTIVRYRTAEELARGIVSQWMNSPSHRENILSENWEREGIGIYYAENERIFATQNFC, from the coding sequence ATGCGTTCGCTCGTTCCTCCAATCCTCGTCCTCGCGGCGATGCTGTTTATCGGGGCATACGTCGTCGGCTATCCCGTTCCCGGAGCGGAAACGCTTGATTCGCTACAGGGGGCGGAAGTAATCGAGGTTCCGGACGACCGGCCGGAGCAAATTACCGACCCAAGCAACCCACAGTTTCGTCGCTGGGTCGAGTTTTATATCCACATCTACGTGAACGAAGAGCGGACCGACCACGGTCTCCAACCAATCGAGTTCGACGCCGCACTCCGCGATATTGGGCGCAATCACAGTGCCGAGATGGGGAGAAAACAGTATTTCCAACACGTATCCCCATCGGGGGAAACGCCGGGAGACCGGTATCAAGCGGCGGATTACTACTGCCTTCGAGGTGCGGGCGAGAACATCGCGTATACCTACTTCGACCAGCAGGTAAGAACCGAAAGCGGCACTATCGTCCGATATCGGACCGCCGAGGAACTCGCTCGCGGTATCGTCTCACAGTGGATGAACTCACCGAGCCATCGGGAAAACATCCTTTCTGAAAACTGGGAGCGGGAAGGAATCGGCATCTATTACGCCGAAAACGAACGTATCTTCGCCACACAGAATTTCTGCTGA
- a CDS encoding Lrp/AsnC family transcriptional regulator: MVTAYVLIKANVPTVEQIRDSIMELDGVVTAHIVAGDVDIIAKIDVDTPANVRETVATGILSIHGVENTHTYMAME, from the coding sequence ATGGTCACTGCATACGTCCTCATCAAAGCGAACGTCCCGACAGTTGAACAAATACGCGACTCGATTATGGAACTCGATGGCGTCGTCACCGCCCATATCGTCGCCGGTGATGTCGATATCATCGCAAAAATCGACGTCGATACGCCGGCGAACGTCAGGGAAACTGTTGCGACCGGTATTCTGTCCATTCACGGCGTCGAGAACACGCACACCTACATGGCGATGGAGTAG
- a CDS encoding alkaline phosphatase D family protein, whose protein sequence is MSLDRSKNKKNEQNDKFLSAKRREFLRTATGVAGLTTFGSVGFATGEDDDGARFSDNPFTLGVASGDPLPDSVVLWTRLALDPLKADGGMPDREIPVQWEIVTEGDDEDDDDDSETERGNENDSDDDEDEQNEDEDEQDENEREDSRVVRSGTAYARPEHAHSVHVEVEELEPNTEYIYQFTVGSYRSPVGRTKTTPTVDSDVDELRFVFASCQNYPYGYYTAHQHLATEDLDVVFHLGDYIYEGGSQGSLDRGHEPPREIESLADYRIRHAQYKSDSNLQDAHASSPWIITWDDHEVANNYADEIDEGTPPEEFLERRADAYQAYWEHQPIRRSRMPDGPDMPLYRQFTFGELAEFNVLDTRQYRDDQTRSSEKAKNPDRTILGDEQEQWLVDELKNSKSQWNVLAQQVPFAATDNDASPENVDFGGGDKWDGYRADRKTLLDVMSDDDDLNPVVITGDVHRNYAYDLKADFSNPDSETVGTEYVGTSISSFGDTSGLTQYGSSASEPWQRFFNVERGYVRCTLSEEEWRTDYRAVSTVEEPTASVRTVASFVTEAGSPGAELISERPDQEPLEITEIRPNQDGDLNNEYARVQNTGNDALDMSGFILSFEGGRAQNYTFENVTLGAGETVTVRNGQGEDTESTLYAGFNGAVLNNSNPDTVVVANDEGIILDEASYQPT, encoded by the coding sequence ATGTCACTAGATAGAAGCAAAAATAAGAAAAATGAGCAGAATGATAAATTTCTTTCAGCGAAACGACGGGAGTTCCTTCGCACGGCTACTGGCGTCGCAGGACTCACCACCTTCGGGAGCGTCGGGTTCGCAACCGGGGAAGACGACGACGGCGCTCGTTTCAGCGACAACCCCTTCACGCTCGGTGTCGCCTCCGGCGACCCGCTGCCCGATTCAGTCGTCCTCTGGACCCGTCTCGCGCTCGACCCGCTGAAGGCGGACGGCGGGATGCCCGACCGTGAAATCCCGGTTCAGTGGGAGATAGTAACGGAAGGAGACGACGAGGACGATGATGACGATTCGGAGACTGAGAGGGGCAACGAGAACGATTCGGATGACGACGAAGACGAGCAGAATGAGGATGAAGACGAACAGGATGAGAACGAGCGGGAGGACAGTCGCGTCGTCCGATCGGGGACCGCGTATGCCCGACCCGAGCACGCGCATTCGGTTCACGTAGAGGTCGAAGAGTTAGAACCAAACACGGAATACATCTATCAGTTCACAGTCGGGTCCTACCGAAGCCCTGTCGGGAGGACGAAAACGACACCAACGGTGGATTCGGACGTCGATGAACTCAGATTTGTGTTCGCGTCCTGTCAAAACTATCCGTACGGCTATTATACCGCTCATCAGCACTTGGCCACGGAAGACCTCGACGTAGTGTTTCACCTCGGCGACTACATCTACGAAGGAGGTTCGCAAGGCTCGCTGGACCGCGGTCACGAACCACCACGGGAAATCGAGAGCCTGGCTGACTATCGAATCCGGCACGCACAGTACAAGTCGGACTCGAATCTCCAAGACGCGCACGCTTCATCCCCCTGGATCATCACGTGGGACGACCACGAGGTCGCGAACAACTACGCCGATGAAATAGACGAAGGGACCCCACCGGAGGAGTTCCTCGAACGGCGGGCGGACGCGTATCAAGCGTACTGGGAACATCAACCGATACGCCGCTCGCGGATGCCCGACGGTCCGGACATGCCGCTGTATCGCCAGTTTACGTTCGGAGAGCTGGCCGAGTTCAACGTACTCGATACACGCCAGTACCGCGACGACCAGACGAGGTCCAGCGAGAAGGCGAAAAATCCCGATCGAACCATCCTCGGTGACGAACAGGAACAGTGGCTCGTGGACGAACTGAAGAACTCCAAATCGCAGTGGAACGTCCTTGCACAGCAAGTTCCCTTCGCGGCAACGGACAACGATGCGAGTCCGGAGAACGTGGACTTCGGTGGCGGCGACAAGTGGGACGGTTACCGCGCCGACCGGAAGACGTTGCTCGATGTCATGTCCGACGATGACGACCTCAATCCAGTCGTCATCACCGGTGACGTCCACCGGAACTACGCGTACGACCTCAAAGCCGACTTTTCGAATCCCGACTCCGAAACCGTAGGAACGGAGTACGTCGGGACCTCCATCTCGTCGTTCGGAGACACATCCGGTTTGACACAGTACGGTTCGTCGGCGAGCGAACCGTGGCAACGGTTCTTCAACGTCGAACGCGGGTACGTCCGCTGTACGCTCTCCGAAGAGGAGTGGCGAACCGACTATCGAGCGGTCTCAACCGTCGAGGAGCCAACGGCGTCGGTTCGCACCGTCGCGTCGTTCGTGACGGAGGCTGGGTCCCCCGGGGCAGAATTGATCTCCGAGCGACCGGACCAAGAACCCCTCGAAATCACGGAAATCCGACCGAATCAGGACGGGGACCTCAACAACGAGTACGCCAGAGTGCAAAACACAGGCAACGATGCTCTCGACATGTCGGGATTCATTCTCAGCTTCGAAGGAGGACGGGCACAGAACTATACGTTCGAAAACGTCACGCTCGGAGCGGGCGAGACGGTCACTGTTCGCAACGGACAGGGAGAGGACACCGAATCGACCCTCTACGCCGGATTCAATGGGGCAGTTCTCAACAACAGCAATCCTGACACCGTAGTCGTCGCCAACGACGAGGGAATCATTCTGGACGAAGCATCGTACCAGCCGACCTAG
- a CDS encoding Rid family detoxifying hydrolase, protein MKRVISTQDAPEAVGAYSQATTNGDILFTAGQIPMTPSGDLLDDESIAVQTRQSLENVKGILEEEGLTMQDVLKVTVFMDDIEDFDEMNDSYKEYFQDNPPARSAVEVANLPKGVGVEIEAIASNE, encoded by the coding sequence ATGAAGCGCGTTATTAGCACCCAGGATGCGCCGGAAGCGGTCGGTGCGTACAGTCAAGCAACCACGAACGGAGACATTCTGTTCACTGCCGGTCAGATTCCGATGACGCCCAGCGGCGACCTGCTCGACGACGAAAGTATCGCGGTTCAGACCCGTCAGAGTCTGGAGAACGTCAAGGGTATTCTCGAGGAGGAAGGCCTGACCATGCAGGACGTGCTGAAGGTGACCGTGTTCATGGACGACATCGAGGACTTCGACGAGATGAACGACTCCTACAAGGAGTATTTCCAGGACAATCCACCGGCCCGGAGCGCCGTCGAGGTCGCCAACCTTCCGAAGGGCGTCGGCGTCGAAATCGAAGCCATCGCCAGCAACGAGTAA
- the ilvA gene encoding threonine ammonia-lyase: MLELEDVRSARERVAETARHTPLDYSHTFSRMTGAEVHLKLETFQRTGSFKIRGATNRIMTLSEEEKEAGVVTASAGNHAQGVALAATRSNVNSKIVMPEHAPISKVRATQNYGAETVLYGEDYDEAAERAHEIEEEEGRTYVHAFDDEKVMAGQGTIGLEIVDDLPDVDTVVVPIGGGGLIGGIATAIKGQNPDARIIGVQSEGASSVADSLQKGSVQTLDSVDTIADGIATRRVGYKNFDVIESRVDEVVTVSDSETAVALAYLLERGKTLVEGAGAVPLAAILGNKFDYDEDEIIVPVLSGGNIDMNVLTTVIMRGLVETGRYLKIKTVLKDRPGSLRQLLDVIAEAQANIYAIQHDRTSRDIAMNATEVELDLETRGQEHVDSLLESLRESGFDVEVLV; this comes from the coding sequence ATGCTAGAACTCGAGGACGTGCGTTCGGCCCGCGAGCGGGTGGCCGAAACAGCCCGTCACACACCGCTCGACTACTCGCACACCTTTTCTCGGATGACGGGGGCTGAGGTTCACCTGAAATTGGAGACGTTTCAGCGCACGGGGTCGTTCAAGATTCGCGGTGCGACGAACCGCATCATGACCCTCTCCGAGGAGGAAAAGGAGGCGGGCGTCGTCACGGCCAGCGCGGGCAACCACGCGCAGGGAGTCGCGCTCGCGGCTACACGAAGTAACGTAAATTCGAAAATCGTCATGCCCGAGCACGCCCCGATTTCGAAGGTTCGTGCGACGCAGAACTACGGCGCCGAAACCGTGCTCTACGGCGAGGATTACGACGAGGCCGCCGAACGCGCGCACGAAATCGAAGAGGAGGAGGGTCGGACCTATGTTCACGCCTTCGACGACGAGAAGGTAATGGCCGGACAGGGAACTATCGGCCTCGAAATCGTGGACGACCTTCCGGACGTTGACACCGTCGTCGTCCCCATCGGTGGCGGGGGCCTCATCGGCGGCATCGCCACTGCAATCAAGGGTCAGAACCCGGACGCACGAATCATCGGCGTGCAGTCCGAGGGCGCATCGAGCGTCGCCGATTCGCTCCAGAAGGGGTCGGTACAGACCCTCGATAGCGTGGACACCATCGCCGACGGTATCGCGACCCGGAGGGTCGGATACAAGAATTTCGACGTCATCGAATCCCGCGTGGACGAAGTCGTCACAGTCTCCGACTCGGAAACTGCTGTCGCGCTTGCCTACCTGCTCGAACGCGGAAAGACGCTCGTGGAGGGTGCGGGTGCCGTGCCACTCGCCGCGATTCTTGGGAACAAGTTCGACTATGATGAGGATGAAATCATCGTGCCAGTTCTGAGTGGTGGTAACATCGATATGAACGTCCTCACGACCGTCATTATGCGCGGATTGGTCGAAACTGGACGCTATCTAAAAATCAAGACCGTGCTCAAAGACCGCCCCGGTTCGCTCCGTCAGCTACTCGACGTTATCGCCGAGGCACAGGCGAACATCTACGCCATCCAGCACGACCGAACCTCCCGTGACATCGCGATGAACGCGACGGAGGTCGAACTCGACCTCGAAACTCGTGGCCAAGAGCACGTCGATAGCTTGCTCGAATCACTCCGAGAAAGCGGCTTCGACGTGGAAGTGCTCGTCTGA
- a CDS encoding DEAD/DEAH box helicase, which produces MQVSEAVPEFAEAFAFEEFNRMQREMLPALLDSEENVVASAPTASGKTALAELAICKALRDGGTALFIAPMRALTNEKETEWERFEELGYSVYVVTGERDLNPRRAERADILVMTPEKTDSATRKHDSARYSFITNVDCCVIDEVHLLDSDKRGSVLEVTISRLRRLCEPRIVALSATMPNVRDVANWLDAPPETTFEFGDDYRPVDLHADVKTYTHGDNSFADKYRRLYRALDLAEPHVREDGQALVFVSSRQDTVQAAKKTRDEIAERDIPIGARGDYDFHTETQELRNDTLRNSVLDGVAFHHAGLSKNDRDMVEEWFKDGKIQILFSTSTLAWGVNLPARCVVLRDTKLHDPLEGEVDMSPLDVLQMLGRAGRPGYDDVGYGWVVCDYADADKYRKLLREGKEIESRLAEDLDYHLNAEIAMGTISDLEDVMSWLETTFYYVRARSKPDEYDFENVRERVRNTLKRLVSRGFVERGDDLSIDGTPLAMLTSKFYLDLDTAERFRKVAQKENIDTPAILEAVAGAAEFDSVNARQSERDAINSVLVGQDSGDLEGGGRKVLAILRASMTGSTPGELRSDAWVIQQNAVRLLAALRAFLKRLDRPMAANLATRVEARLENGVGESAVGLTAIDGVGAGRANKLAKEGLETPADVCEAGVDGLIEAGLSEGVAEQVVGSARELPDVGIEWGDFPERIARGENDMQEVTLQNRGQGEQAVVEVTVNGIEMTTKSTYLDADATVPVGVFGGTDDEMEFVIRVSFPDLPLVPITDSRIVKVE; this is translated from the coding sequence ATGCAGGTCTCCGAGGCGGTTCCCGAGTTCGCGGAGGCGTTCGCCTTCGAGGAGTTCAACCGGATGCAGAGAGAGATGCTCCCCGCGTTACTCGATAGCGAGGAGAACGTCGTTGCCAGCGCGCCGACGGCGAGCGGTAAGACCGCGCTCGCGGAACTGGCGATTTGCAAAGCACTCCGCGACGGAGGGACCGCGCTATTCATCGCGCCCATGCGCGCGCTGACCAACGAAAAGGAGACCGAATGGGAACGGTTCGAGGAACTCGGCTACTCGGTTTACGTCGTCACGGGCGAACGCGATTTGAACCCGCGCCGCGCGGAGCGCGCCGACATCCTCGTGATGACGCCGGAGAAAACCGACTCCGCGACTCGGAAACACGATTCCGCACGCTACTCCTTTATCACCAACGTGGACTGCTGTGTCATCGACGAAGTTCACCTGCTGGATTCCGATAAACGCGGGAGCGTCCTCGAAGTGACCATCTCGCGCCTTCGCAGGCTCTGTGAACCCCGTATCGTCGCGCTCTCCGCGACGATGCCGAACGTGCGGGACGTGGCCAACTGGCTCGATGCACCCCCGGAGACGACCTTCGAGTTCGGCGACGATTATCGACCGGTGGATTTGCACGCCGACGTGAAGACCTATACTCACGGTGACAACTCCTTCGCGGACAAATACCGCCGACTCTACCGCGCCCTCGACCTGGCGGAACCGCATGTTCGCGAGGACGGGCAAGCGCTCGTGTTCGTCTCCTCTCGGCAGGACACGGTGCAGGCCGCGAAGAAAACGCGGGACGAAATCGCGGAACGGGATATCCCAATCGGCGCACGCGGGGACTACGATTTCCATACCGAAACACAGGAACTCCGAAACGACACCCTTCGAAACTCCGTGCTCGACGGTGTCGCCTTCCACCACGCCGGACTGTCGAAAAACGACCGCGACATGGTCGAAGAGTGGTTCAAGGACGGAAAAATTCAAATTCTCTTTTCGACGTCCACGCTCGCATGGGGTGTCAACCTTCCCGCCAGATGCGTCGTCCTCCGGGATACCAAACTTCACGACCCCCTCGAAGGCGAGGTGGATATGAGTCCGCTGGACGTCCTGCAGATGCTCGGACGTGCGGGCAGACCCGGCTACGACGACGTGGGATACGGCTGGGTCGTCTGTGACTACGCCGACGCGGACAAATACCGGAAACTGCTCCGTGAAGGGAAAGAGATCGAATCCCGGTTGGCCGAGGATTTGGACTACCATCTGAACGCGGAAATCGCCATGGGAACCATCTCGGATTTGGAGGACGTGATGTCGTGGCTCGAAACGACGTTCTACTACGTTCGGGCGCGGAGCAAGCCCGACGAGTACGACTTCGAAAACGTCCGCGAACGTGTCCGGAACACGCTCAAGCGTCTCGTCTCCCGCGGATTCGTGGAACGAGGCGACGACCTCAGCATCGACGGAACGCCCCTCGCCATGCTGACCTCGAAGTTCTATCTCGACCTCGATACGGCGGAGCGATTCCGAAAGGTAGCCCAGAAGGAGAACATCGACACGCCCGCCATCCTCGAAGCGGTCGCCGGGGCCGCCGAGTTCGACAGCGTGAACGCCCGGCAGTCGGAGCGTGACGCCATCAACTCCGTGCTCGTCGGCCAGGATTCGGGCGATTTGGAGGGCGGTGGGCGCAAAGTACTCGCCATCCTTCGAGCCAGCATGACCGGTTCGACGCCGGGTGAACTGCGAAGCGATGCGTGGGTTATCCAACAGAACGCGGTTCGACTGCTCGCCGCGCTCCGCGCGTTTTTGAAACGGCTCGACCGTCCGATGGCCGCGAATCTCGCGACTCGCGTCGAAGCGCGACTGGAAAACGGCGTGGGCGAGAGCGCCGTCGGCCTCACGGCGATCGACGGCGTCGGTGCCGGTCGAGCGAACAAACTGGCAAAAGAGGGACTCGAAACCCCTGCGGACGTATGCGAGGCTGGCGTCGATGGACTCATCGAGGCTGGATTATCGGAAGGCGTCGCGGAACAGGTCGTGGGGAGCGCCCGCGAACTCCCCGACGTGGGTATTGAGTGGGGTGACTTCCCCGAACGCATCGCTCGCGGCGAAAACGACATGCAGGAAGTCACCCTGCAAAATCGGGGACAGGGTGAGCAGGCCGTCGTCGAAGTCACGGTCAACGGTATCGAAATGACGACAAAATCGACGTATCTCGACGCCGACGCGACGGTTCCGGTCGGCGTCTTCGGCGGTACCGACGACGAGATGGAGTTCGTGATTCGGGTCTCGTTCCCCGACCTGCCGCTCGTGCCGATTACCGATTCTCGGATCGTGAAGGTCGAATGA
- a CDS encoding HAD family hydrolase, which translates to MNAVLFDMDGVIVNSEDFWVELEEETIFPQVLEADVEAGEITGMNYREIYDYLDSKYETTATKEEFIAIYDEAATKLYGEHVSLMDGFHDLLADLRERETEIALVSSSPHHWIEIVLDRFDLDFAEVVSAEDIDAPGKPEPAIYEYAAGLLDRHADECTAVEDSEHGVQSAARAGAYCIGYPNGAKELDLSAADVVVSSPAELRAELLN; encoded by the coding sequence ATGAACGCGGTGCTGTTCGACATGGACGGCGTCATCGTGAATTCGGAGGACTTCTGGGTCGAACTCGAAGAGGAGACCATTTTCCCCCAAGTACTCGAAGCGGACGTGGAGGCCGGCGAAATAACGGGGATGAACTACCGCGAGATTTACGACTACCTCGATTCGAAGTACGAGACGACCGCGACGAAAGAGGAGTTCATCGCCATCTACGACGAGGCCGCGACGAAACTCTACGGCGAACACGTCTCGCTGATGGACGGCTTTCACGACCTGCTGGCCGATTTGCGCGAACGGGAGACGGAAATCGCCCTCGTCTCCTCCTCTCCGCACCACTGGATAGAGATCGTCCTCGACCGGTTCGACCTCGATTTCGCGGAAGTGGTCAGCGCCGAGGATATCGATGCCCCGGGGAAACCGGAACCCGCGATTTACGAATACGCCGCTGGCTTGCTCGACAGGCACGCCGACGAATGTACCGCAGTCGAAGATTCGGAACACGGCGTCCAGTCGGCGGCCCGCGCAGGAGCCTACTGCATCGGCTATCCGAACGGTGCCAAAGAACTCGATTTGTCGGCGGCGGACGTGGTCGTTTCGTCGCCCGCCGAACTGCGTGCGGAGCTACTCAACTGA
- a CDS encoding topoisomerase DNA-binding C4 zinc finger domain-containing protein, producing the protein MTETIRVFAGDCTITTDGDTKRRRRGEVVAVLKPDDTLLVHDVDGYQPVEWLTRAETAHASLDGDTFTLVAATSDRRVRVDCHTCYGISRYPGSKAGIPVGICPDCDSALTRARGTVSCLGRGREYSIPRHARVGDDSCECGLPTMYVERGAELELCLDRGCGTILDAVGERFDREWDCPECGGDLRILRRGGIIAGCDRYPDCDTGFGVPNGGIVDSCACGLPVFRTPTGRRCLNTDCEEFEDNDSAT; encoded by the coding sequence ATGACCGAAACCATTCGTGTGTTTGCGGGCGACTGCACGATTACGACGGACGGCGACACGAAACGGAGACGACGCGGCGAGGTGGTCGCCGTACTGAAACCCGACGACACACTGCTCGTTCACGACGTAGACGGCTATCAACCAGTCGAGTGGCTGACCCGCGCCGAAACCGCCCACGCGAGTCTCGACGGGGACACGTTTACGCTCGTCGCGGCGACCAGCGACCGACGGGTTCGGGTGGACTGTCACACCTGCTACGGCATCTCCCGGTATCCGGGTTCGAAGGCCGGGATTCCGGTCGGAATCTGCCCCGACTGCGACAGCGCGCTTACACGGGCGAGAGGGACCGTCTCCTGTCTCGGCCGTGGCCGGGAGTACAGCATCCCACGCCATGCTCGCGTCGGGGACGACTCCTGTGAGTGCGGCTTGCCGACCATGTATGTCGAACGAGGAGCGGAGCTCGAACTCTGTCTCGATAGAGGCTGTGGAACCATCCTCGACGCAGTCGGCGAGCGATTTGACAGGGAGTGGGACTGTCCGGAGTGTGGTGGCGATTTACGAATTCTGCGCAGAGGTGGAATCATTGCGGGATGTGACCGGTATCCCGATTGCGACACGGGATTCGGCGTTCCGAACGGGGGAATCGTCGATTCGTGTGCTTGTGGACTTCCCGTTTTTCGAACTCCGACCGGACGTCGGTGTCTGAACACCGACTGTGAGGAGTTCGAGGATAACGACTCCGCGACCTGA
- the endA gene encoding tRNA-intron lyase, which yields MNGRLRDGEVVVGGDARQRYYDSRGYGRPLDGNEIALSSVEAAHLLLRGDLDSVDEMGFREFLRDSTGNGFAARFLVYADLRERGFYLSPDRSGWVSESLPESDFVVYPRGRGPWDDEVLYRLRVTSERETISASRLGDVVLAIVDEESEITYFETDRIEISGTTNHDVPSGVSGSLLADRVLLWDAPDELHHESFYGQPMGGRDPAGVLQLSLVEAAHLVAEGTLSVEGGYDEIIARGRDAEGERFDRRLRVYRALRNRNVVPKTGFKFGADFRTYADVESVDDLGHSEYLIRVLPDGHAFAPRDLALDVRLAHGVRKKMIFALVTENERIETWLSVTRLTP from the coding sequence ATGAACGGACGCCTACGCGATGGCGAGGTAGTCGTCGGCGGCGATGCCCGTCAGCGCTACTACGATTCGCGGGGATACGGCAGACCACTCGACGGTAACGAAATCGCGCTCTCGAGCGTCGAGGCTGCCCATCTCCTGCTTCGCGGCGACCTCGATTCGGTGGACGAGATGGGGTTTCGTGAGTTCCTACGGGATTCCACTGGCAACGGATTTGCGGCCCGATTCCTCGTCTACGCCGACTTGCGGGAACGTGGCTTCTACCTCTCGCCGGACCGCTCGGGATGGGTGTCCGAGTCGCTTCCCGAATCGGACTTCGTCGTCTATCCGCGGGGACGTGGGCCGTGGGACGACGAAGTGTTGTATCGCCTTCGCGTCACAAGCGAACGTGAGACGATCTCCGCGTCACGCCTCGGTGATGTGGTGCTCGCGATCGTGGACGAAGAGAGCGAAATCACCTATTTCGAAACCGATCGTATCGAAATTTCGGGGACGACGAACCACGACGTCCCGAGCGGTGTTTCAGGATCGCTGCTTGCCGACCGCGTCCTGCTATGGGACGCGCCGGACGAACTGCACCACGAGTCGTTCTACGGACAGCCGATGGGTGGTCGCGACCCGGCGGGCGTCTTGCAGTTATCGCTGGTCGAGGCGGCCCACCTCGTCGCGGAAGGAACCCTCTCGGTAGAGGGTGGATACGACGAAATCATCGCCCGTGGTCGGGACGCGGAAGGGGAGCGGTTCGACCGGCGATTGCGCGTCTACCGTGCGCTTCGAAATCGGAACGTCGTTCCGAAGACGGGTTTCAAGTTCGGAGCGGATTTCCGAACCTACGCTGACGTCGAATCGGTGGACGATCTGGGCCACTCCGAATATCTGATTCGCGTGCTTCCGGACGGACACGCGTTCGCACCGCGTGACCTCGCGTTGGACGTTCGACTGGCGCACGGCGTTCGAAAGAAAATGATTTTTGCGCTCGTCACCGAAAACGAACGAATAGAGACCTGGCTTTCGGTTACCCGACTCACACCATGA